A part of Emys orbicularis isolate rEmyOrb1 chromosome 13, rEmyOrb1.hap1, whole genome shotgun sequence genomic DNA contains:
- the ZBTB9 gene encoding zinc finger and BTB domain-containing protein 9 produces the protein MEPETRSIQIEFPHYAAVLLESLNKHRLEGKFCDISIHVQGRVFQAHKSVLAASSPYFHDKLLLNDTNCIVLPSVIEPEAFENLLQLIYSGRLKLLMEALPSHLLVASGLQMWQVVDQCSEILKELEGGPCRPWSSRASESQSPSSSNYFAVKDDGEPGGSSSEGPGHGGVSSGRAAPGCLDNEVMKIRVSQEEEEEEEEEEEHQAQICSGSMDKAVKIVLEEDEEGGGRGGSKGPSSGELDSAFHGPRDHPKIFYIKQERFDPDEAAVAALGGGVSAAGEASFLKSLAQGRALGMAEVQGLCQAEFQPSSEVSYIIPAAGSGATSSSSITAPGFTIKAQPLSSDEAGFPQSSWKPVDLHGNEIIAHAVHGQVVHAPVKIVTAPDGKKFGCLCGKRFAVKPKRDRHIMLTFSLRPFGCSVCNKKFKLKHHLTEHMKTHDGNLYSCEDCGRKFRVQNCFLKHKELCKGQGWATACWTYK, from the coding sequence ATGGAGCCCGAGACCCGCAGCATCCAGATTGAGTTCCCGCACTATGCTGCGGTGCTGCTGGAATCGCTCAACAAGCACCGCTTGGAGGGCAAGTTCTGCGACATCTCCATCCACGTGCAGGGCCGGGTCTTCCAGGCTCACAAGAGTGTGCTGGCCGCCTCCTCGCCCTACTTCCATGACAAGCTGCTCCTCAACGACACCAACtgcattgtgctgcccagtgtcaTTGAGCCAGAGGCCTTTGAGAATTTGCTACAGCTCATCTACTCTGGCCGCCTCAAGCTGCTGATGGAGGCACTGCCCAGTCACCTGCTGGTGGCCAGCGGGCTGCAGATGTGGCAGGTggtggaccagtgctctgagatccttaaAGAGCTGGAGGGGGGCCCCTGCCGACCCTGGTCCAGCCGGGCAAGCGAGAGCCAGTCCCCCAGTAGCAGCAACTATTTTGCTGTGAAGGACGATGGGGAGCCTGGGGGCAGCAGCTCAGAGGGGCCTGGGCATGGTGGTGTGTCATCAGGCCGGGCAGCACCAGGCTGCCTTGACAATGAGGTGATGAAGATCCGAGTGtcacaggaggaagaggaggaggaagaggaggaggaggagcatcaGGCCCAGATCTGTAGCGGCTCAATGGATAAGGCCGTGAAGATTGTACTGGAGGAAGATGAAGAGGGTGGTGGCAGAGGTGGCTCCAAGGGGCCGTCTTCAGGGGAGCTGGACAGTGCCTTCCATGGCCCCCGTGACCACCCCAAGATCTTCTACATCAAGCAGGAGCGCTTTGACCCTGACGAGGCAGCAGTGGCAGCACTGGGAGGTGGTGTGAGTGCTGCAGGTGAGGCCAGCTTTCTCAAGTCGCTGGCACAGGGGCGGGCATTGGGCATGGCTGAGGTTCAGGGCCTGTGCCAGGCAGAGTTCCAGCCAAGCAGTGAAGTCAGTTACATAATCCCTGCTGCAGGCAGTGgtgccacctcctcctcctccatcactgCCCCTGGCTTCACCATTAAggcccagcccctctcctccgATGAGGCCGGCTTCCCCCAGAGCTCCTGGAAGCCAGTGGACCTACACGGCAATGAGATCATTGCCCATGCGGTGCATGGCCAGGTGGTGCATGCGCCCGTTAAAATTGTGACGGCGCCTGATGGAAAGAAGTTTGGCTGCCTTTGTGGCAAGCGCTTTGCCGTCAAGCCTAAGCGTGACCGGCACATCATGCTGACCTTCAGTTTGCGCCCCTTCGGCTGCTCCGTCTGCAACAAGAAGTTCAAGCTGAAACACCACCTGACGGAGCACATGAAGACCCACGATGGGAACCTGTATTCATGCGAGGACTGTGGGCGCAAGTTCCGTGTGCAGAACTGCTTCCTCAAGCACAAGGAGCTGTGCaagggccagggctgggccaCTGCTTGCTGGACCTACAAATAA